The following coding sequences are from one Oceanimonas doudoroffii window:
- the hemC gene encoding hydroxymethylbilane synthase, which yields MANRIIRIATRKSLLALWQAHYVKDRLEALHHDVTVELVPMTTQGDVLLDTPLSKIGGKGLFIKELEQAMLDGRADIAVHSMKDVPVEFPEGLGLTVICEREDPRDAFVSNHYKTLAELPAGAVVGTASLRRECQIRARYPELQVKTLRGNVQTRLRKLDDGEYDAIILAAAGLKRLELDERIAGLLSPEDSLPANGQGAVGIECRLDDAELLELLAPLNDRDTRLRVEAERAMNHGLQGGCQVPIGSYALLEGDQIWLRGLVGRPDGSEVLYDEIRGPADQGQALGAELAKRLLAAGADKILAEVYSS from the coding sequence ATGGCCAATCGCATTATTCGTATCGCCACCCGCAAAAGCCTGCTGGCCCTGTGGCAGGCCCATTACGTCAAGGATCGCCTGGAGGCCCTGCACCATGACGTGACCGTGGAGCTGGTGCCCATGACCACCCAGGGCGACGTGCTGCTCGACACCCCGCTGTCCAAAATCGGCGGCAAGGGGTTGTTTATCAAGGAGCTGGAGCAGGCCATGCTCGACGGTCGCGCCGACATCGCCGTGCATTCCATGAAGGATGTGCCGGTGGAGTTCCCCGAGGGCCTGGGACTGACGGTGATCTGCGAGCGCGAAGACCCGCGTGATGCCTTTGTTTCCAACCACTACAAAACCCTGGCCGAGCTGCCCGCCGGCGCCGTGGTGGGCACCGCCAGCCTGCGCCGAGAATGCCAGATCCGCGCCCGTTACCCCGAGCTGCAAGTCAAAACCCTGCGTGGCAACGTGCAGACCCGGCTGCGCAAACTGGATGACGGCGAATACGACGCCATTATTCTGGCCGCCGCCGGCCTCAAGCGCCTGGAGCTGGATGAGCGCATCGCCGGCCTGCTGAGCCCGGAAGACAGCCTGCCCGCCAACGGCCAGGGCGCCGTGGGCATTGAATGCCGGCTCGACGACGCCGAGCTGCTGGAACTGCTGGCTCCGCTGAATGACCGCGACACTCGGCTGCGGGTGGAAGCGGAGCGGGCCATGAACCACGGCCTGCAGGGGGGCTGCCAGGTACCTATTGGCTCCTACGCCCTGCTCGAAGGCGACCAGATCTGGCTGCGCGGCCTGGTCGGCCGCCCCGATGGCAGCGAAGTGCTTTACGATGAAATTCGCGGCCCGGCGGATCAGGGCCAGGCCCTGGGTGCCGAACTGGCCAAGCGGCTGCTGGCCGCCGGCGCCGACAAGATTCTGGCCGAGGTGTATTCCTCGTGA
- a CDS encoding NAD(P)-dependent oxidoreductase: MKLGFIGIGLMGKPMTERLLAAGFDVTVWNRSANKLAEVAAAGAHVAGNIGELTEKVDLVLLCLANTAVVESVVFGPGGVAEHGRAGQLLVDFSSSDPDATRDYAVRLKDACGMGWVDSPVSGGVAGAEAGTLAIMCGGETADIERIRPVLAPLSQRMTRMGGVGAGQVTKVCNQMIVGCNLMVLAEMMALAKACGVDAEQIPTALAGGFADSKPMQITGPLMAEEVNPDPKWHVRTLLKDLDMAVAQSQRAGSATPMSGLAAQLMRQHGSKGYLERDPATLIKLYKDA; this comes from the coding sequence ATGAAACTGGGATTTATCGGCATTGGGCTGATGGGAAAACCGATGACCGAGCGACTGCTGGCCGCCGGTTTTGATGTCACCGTGTGGAACCGTAGTGCCAACAAACTGGCCGAGGTGGCCGCCGCCGGCGCACACGTGGCGGGCAACATTGGCGAGCTGACCGAAAAGGTGGATCTGGTGCTGCTGTGCCTGGCCAATACCGCCGTGGTGGAAAGCGTGGTTTTTGGCCCGGGCGGTGTGGCCGAGCACGGCCGCGCCGGTCAGCTGCTGGTGGATTTTTCCAGCTCCGATCCCGATGCCACCCGTGACTATGCCGTCCGGCTGAAAGATGCCTGTGGCATGGGCTGGGTCGACTCGCCGGTGTCCGGTGGTGTGGCCGGTGCCGAGGCGGGCACCCTGGCCATTATGTGTGGGGGTGAGACTGCCGATATCGAGCGCATTCGCCCGGTGCTGGCGCCGTTGTCCCAGCGGATGACCCGCATGGGGGGAGTGGGTGCCGGTCAGGTCACCAAGGTGTGCAACCAGATGATCGTGGGTTGCAACCTCATGGTGCTGGCGGAAATGATGGCCCTGGCCAAGGCCTGCGGTGTGGATGCGGAGCAAATTCCCACCGCTCTGGCCGGCGGTTTTGCCGACTCCAAGCCCATGCAGATCACCGGTCCGCTGATGGCGGAAGAGGTAAATCCGGATCCCAAATGGCATGTGCGCACCCTGCTCAAGGATCTGGACATGGCTGTGGCCCAAAGCCAGCGTGCCGGCAGCGCCACGCCCATGTCGGGGCTGGCCGCCCAGCTGATGCGTCAGCACGGCAGCAAGGGCTACCTTGAGCGGGACCCGGCCACCCTGATCAAGCTGTACAAGGACGCCTGA
- a CDS encoding uroporphyrinogen-III synthase: protein MIPLVVRPEPQNRSLCEVLHRAGHQPVASPLLHFAPGAELDRVTALLGELGSRDYVIAVSAQAVNFADNALKTQGQSWPAATYVAVGEATGQAFAAAGLTDVLVPDDPRSEGMIALPQLRSPAGRRVLILRGDGGRDMMAPTLAARGAQVAYCEVYRRCYRDDAGSELVKEWQHRGVDSIIITSGGLLQHLFRLAAHSARDWLLSRLLIVPSIRVVEQAKALGFTHIINAKGASNPALLNALDERKRND from the coding sequence GTGATTCCGCTGGTGGTCCGCCCCGAGCCACAAAACCGCAGCCTGTGCGAGGTGCTGCACCGGGCCGGCCACCAGCCGGTGGCGTCTCCCCTGTTGCACTTTGCCCCCGGCGCCGAACTGGACCGGGTCACGGCGCTGTTGGGTGAGCTCGGCAGCCGGGATTATGTGATAGCGGTCAGCGCACAGGCGGTAAATTTCGCCGATAATGCCTTGAAAACTCAAGGACAATCCTGGCCGGCTGCCACCTATGTGGCGGTGGGCGAGGCCACCGGTCAGGCCTTTGCTGCGGCAGGCCTGACCGATGTGCTGGTGCCGGACGACCCTCGCTCCGAGGGCATGATCGCCCTGCCCCAGCTGCGATCGCCCGCCGGGCGGCGGGTGCTGATACTGCGCGGCGACGGCGGCCGGGACATGATGGCCCCTACCCTTGCTGCACGGGGCGCACAGGTGGCGTATTGCGAAGTCTACCGGCGCTGTTATCGTGACGATGCCGGTAGCGAGCTGGTGAAAGAGTGGCAGCACCGGGGTGTGGACAGTATTATCATCACCAGTGGCGGCCTGCTGCAGCACCTGTTTCGGCTCGCCGCCCACAGCGCAAGGGACTGGCTGCTAAGCCGTTTATTGATTGTACCCAGCATTCGCGTGGTCGAGCAGGCGAAGGCCCTGGGGTTTACTCACATCATCAATGCGAAAGGCGCATCCAACCCGGCGTTGCTCAACGCCCTGGATGAGAGGAAAAGGAATGACTGA
- a CDS encoding urea transporter: MALLSSLLAAIGQIYFLNNRLAGALIVAGVVWVSPWMAATMVLATLAATLLALACKWEPEAWRDGLFGFNAALVGLAFGLFAEHTPFWLLMSALGGGLSAWIYYRLRRQAAIPWYTLPFNLVVLPWLYFMGQRVADEVPQGYNFSLSAIGQVIFLPDTVPAVLICAALLLAGIGMLGWAFVGAMVSSGAALLLLVNPDYINFGLTGYNGVLAAIAMFWHGSRQIWILLAPALAGLMTAVMLKLGLPMLTMPFVLACWLCLAMQKGLCYHRPAHTTNRE; encoded by the coding sequence GTGGCGCTGTTGTCTTCCCTGCTGGCTGCCATTGGCCAGATATATTTTTTGAACAACCGTCTTGCCGGTGCCCTGATCGTGGCGGGCGTGGTCTGGGTGTCGCCCTGGATGGCTGCCACCATGGTGCTGGCCACCCTGGCCGCCACGTTGCTGGCGCTGGCCTGCAAGTGGGAGCCCGAGGCCTGGCGCGATGGCCTGTTCGGTTTTAACGCCGCCCTGGTGGGGCTGGCCTTTGGCCTGTTTGCCGAGCACACGCCGTTCTGGCTGCTGATGTCGGCACTGGGCGGTGGGCTTTCGGCCTGGATCTACTACCGGCTGCGCCGGCAGGCCGCCATTCCCTGGTATACGCTGCCGTTTAACCTGGTGGTGCTGCCCTGGCTGTATTTTATGGGCCAGCGGGTCGCCGACGAGGTGCCTCAGGGCTATAACTTCTCGTTGTCGGCCATCGGGCAGGTGATCTTTCTGCCGGATACGGTGCCGGCGGTACTGATCTGTGCCGCCTTGCTGCTGGCCGGCATCGGCATGCTGGGCTGGGCTTTTGTGGGTGCCATGGTGTCGAGCGGTGCGGCCCTGCTGTTGCTGGTGAACCCGGATTACATCAACTTTGGCCTGACCGGCTATAACGGCGTACTGGCGGCCATCGCCATGTTCTGGCATGGCAGCCGGCAGATCTGGATATTGCTGGCCCCGGCCCTGGCCGGGCTGATGACCGCGGTGATGCTCAAGCTGGGCCTGCCCATGCTGACCATGCCCTTTGTGCTGGCCTGCTGGCTGTGCCTGGCAATGCAGAAGGGCTTGTGTTATCACCGGCCGGCACACACGACCAACAGGGAGTAA
- a CDS encoding heme biosynthesis HemY N-terminal domain-containing protein gives MIRLAIIVAILAVGLIVGPEFMGRQGYVLVAAGNYTIETTVTVFLVGAVLFYLLLLFVEWLLGRIFGLSHRTRGWFIGRRRRKALNYTQSGMQALVAEDYATAEKMLLKGTKGNELALLNYLNAASAAQAQGNEEKRDDYLRQAQEQHPAASLAVGITQARLQYQQGQFDQALAGVRELEATYGHQPALLKLQKDVYLATGQWQALHGILDSLAGKNLIGADEKDALQQQCWLGRFDQAAHDEGSDGLIKVWQALPRKDKYNAELLLPLCDRLIGLKAHKEAQQLLLEGLDKKTDAGLLLCATRLQLSDYHPLLAALEKKARKESLPELHSALGRLYLKDGQDEQAEQQLQQAVAQKPDAQDYVLLAQLAEKRKDLTRANDYYKHSLALETA, from the coding sequence ATGATACGACTCGCGATTATCGTCGCCATTCTGGCCGTCGGCCTGATAGTGGGCCCGGAGTTCATGGGTCGCCAGGGCTATGTACTGGTGGCCGCCGGCAACTACACCATTGAAACCACGGTTACCGTATTCCTGGTAGGCGCGGTGTTGTTCTACCTGCTGCTGCTGTTCGTGGAATGGCTGCTGGGCCGCATTTTTGGCCTCAGCCATCGTACCCGCGGCTGGTTTATCGGCCGTCGCCGACGCAAGGCCCTGAACTACACCCAGAGCGGTATGCAGGCGCTGGTGGCGGAAGACTACGCTACCGCCGAGAAAATGCTGCTCAAGGGCACCAAGGGCAACGAACTGGCACTGCTCAACTACCTCAATGCCGCCAGCGCCGCCCAGGCCCAGGGCAACGAGGAAAAACGCGACGACTACCTGCGTCAGGCCCAGGAGCAGCACCCTGCCGCCAGCCTGGCGGTGGGCATTACCCAGGCCCGGCTGCAATATCAGCAAGGGCAGTTTGACCAGGCCCTGGCCGGTGTGCGAGAGCTGGAAGCCACCTATGGCCATCAGCCGGCCCTGCTCAAGCTGCAAAAGGACGTGTATCTGGCCACCGGCCAGTGGCAGGCCCTGCACGGTATTCTCGACAGCCTGGCCGGCAAGAACCTGATCGGCGCCGATGAAAAGGACGCCCTGCAGCAGCAGTGCTGGCTGGGGCGCTTTGATCAGGCCGCCCATGACGAAGGCAGTGATGGCCTGATCAAGGTCTGGCAGGCCCTGCCGCGCAAGGACAAATACAACGCCGAGCTGTTGCTGCCGTTGTGTGACCGGCTGATCGGCCTCAAGGCCCACAAGGAAGCCCAGCAACTGCTGCTGGAAGGCCTCGACAAGAAAACCGATGCGGGCCTGCTGTTGTGTGCCACCCGGCTGCAGCTGAGCGACTACCACCCGTTGCTCGCCGCACTGGAGAAAAAGGCCAGGAAGGAAAGCCTGCCCGAGCTGCATTCGGCCCTGGGCCGGCTGTATCTGAAAGACGGCCAGGACGAGCAGGCCGAGCAGCAGCTGCAACAGGCGGTGGCCCAAAAGCCCGACGCTCAGGACTACGTGCTGCTGGCCCAGCTGGCGGAAAAGCGCAAGGACCTGACCCGGGCCAACGACTACTACAAACACAGCCTGGCGCTGGAAACGGCCTGA
- a CDS encoding class I adenylate cyclase, whose translation MHANFHRLVERCEQFNQQKQQRALAVMNRYGQQVFQLLPVLLHYHHPLLPGYVPGDVPAGICRFAPNPCQREFIDELCRAANGHQGLAQDRHEILGLYSMGSTSSIGQGRRSDLDIWVCHSHAMTAERVALLQQKCLLISKWAEQRRVELNFFLIPDNKFRTDNQQWVEGESCGSAQHLLLLDEFYRSHLRIAGKRLVWLFAPGKLGPEYDRFVAEQFANGTLNHDDWLDLGGFARIPAEEYFGSALWQLYKSIDSPYKAVLKTVLMEAYSHEYPDTQLLCRQHKAVFQTAESLDETQDHYVLMLEKVTDYLKSIGDEKRLDLVRRCFYLKVSEALEPGQEHDEAFAWRRRTMDRLIALWDWPAEKLAKLDDRNNWKVEEVRAAYGELLEALMQSYRSLIQFARRNNISESINPEDIGILSRKLYAAFENLPGKVQLINLRIAPNLSEPDISLVQVPKGRANQAGWYLYKYGLSPVEILGRSPLEHSDYASRLVAWAHFNGLLTEQTQWHLFNQSTDLDLQHLQEFSRDLARVFPVRLPAPTNLALSRPCEVRHLGIFLNLEQDPTALRRDRPIEFGADTSDPFSFGRQRENLVGSVDIIYRNSWDEIRTLHFEGETAVVDALTAMLGKMHQGASPPDKVDVFCYSRHFRSLLRTRFEQLVKECIGLRLEPAQGHRLKRLMLGPEQFGIFFERRGVSVKRMEAERNGAMREPSPLGAAARDATARRGYALRLDQHQRPPVPEVVDAYASEGLMQFFFENSGEGYNLYILDEANRTEVYHQIAGSKDELVQSINRFYTANQEQGEGRSHFSHFNLPQYYEIVREDGEQRVLTYRTSKDDRDPLRAGPA comes from the coding sequence TTGCACGCTAATTTTCATCGGCTCGTCGAGCGGTGTGAGCAATTCAACCAGCAGAAGCAGCAACGTGCCCTGGCGGTCATGAACCGTTACGGCCAGCAGGTGTTTCAGCTGTTACCGGTATTGCTGCACTACCACCACCCCCTGCTGCCGGGTTATGTGCCCGGTGACGTGCCGGCGGGCATCTGCCGTTTTGCTCCCAATCCCTGCCAGCGCGAATTTATCGACGAGCTGTGCCGGGCGGCCAACGGCCACCAGGGCCTGGCCCAGGACCGCCACGAAATCCTCGGGCTCTATTCCATGGGCAGCACCTCCTCCATCGGCCAGGGCCGCCGCTCCGACCTGGATATCTGGGTGTGTCATTCCCACGCCATGACCGCCGAGCGGGTGGCGTTGCTGCAGCAAAAGTGCCTGCTGATTTCCAAATGGGCCGAACAGCGTCGGGTGGAACTCAACTTCTTTTTGATTCCCGATAATAAATTCCGTACCGACAACCAGCAGTGGGTGGAAGGGGAAAGCTGCGGCAGCGCCCAGCACCTGCTGCTGCTGGACGAGTTCTACCGCAGCCACCTGCGCATCGCCGGCAAGCGGCTGGTGTGGCTGTTCGCCCCCGGCAAGCTGGGGCCCGAGTACGATCGCTTTGTGGCCGAGCAGTTCGCCAACGGCACCCTCAATCACGACGACTGGCTCGATCTGGGCGGCTTTGCCCGCATACCGGCGGAAGAATACTTCGGTTCGGCCCTGTGGCAGCTCTACAAGAGCATCGACTCGCCCTACAAGGCGGTGCTTAAAACCGTGCTGATGGAAGCCTATTCCCACGAATATCCCGATACCCAGTTGCTGTGTCGTCAGCACAAGGCGGTGTTTCAGACCGCCGAATCGCTGGATGAAACCCAGGATCACTATGTGCTGATGCTGGAAAAGGTGACCGACTACCTCAAGTCCATCGGCGACGAAAAGCGCCTGGATCTGGTACGCCGCTGCTTTTATCTCAAGGTTTCGGAGGCCCTGGAGCCGGGACAGGAGCACGACGAGGCCTTTGCCTGGCGCCGCCGCACCATGGACCGGTTGATCGCCCTCTGGGACTGGCCGGCGGAAAAACTGGCCAAGCTGGACGACAGAAACAACTGGAAGGTGGAGGAGGTCAGGGCCGCCTACGGCGAGTTGCTCGAAGCCCTGATGCAAAGCTACCGCAGCCTGATCCAGTTCGCCCGGCGCAACAACATCAGTGAGTCCATTAACCCGGAAGACATTGGCATTCTGTCGCGCAAACTCTATGCCGCCTTTGAAAACCTGCCGGGCAAGGTGCAGCTGATTAACCTGCGCATTGCGCCGAATCTGAGCGAGCCGGACATCAGCCTGGTGCAGGTTCCCAAGGGGCGGGCCAACCAGGCCGGCTGGTACCTTTACAAATACGGGCTGTCACCGGTAGAGATTCTGGGGCGCAGCCCGCTGGAACACAGCGACTACGCCAGCCGGCTGGTGGCCTGGGCGCATTTCAACGGCCTGCTGACCGAACAGACCCAGTGGCACCTGTTTAACCAAAGCACGGATCTGGATCTGCAGCACCTGCAGGAATTCAGCCGGGATCTGGCCCGCGTGTTTCCGGTAAGGCTGCCGGCGCCCACCAACCTGGCCCTGAGCCGGCCCTGCGAGGTGCGCCACCTCGGCATCTTCCTCAACCTGGAGCAGGATCCCACCGCCCTTCGCCGGGACAGGCCCATCGAGTTTGGTGCCGATACCAGTGATCCCTTCAGTTTCGGTCGCCAGCGAGAAAACCTGGTGGGCTCGGTAGACATCATCTATCGCAACTCCTGGGACGAGATTCGCACCCTGCATTTTGAAGGAGAGACCGCTGTGGTCGATGCCCTCACCGCCATGCTGGGCAAGATGCACCAGGGGGCCAGCCCGCCCGACAAGGTGGACGTATTTTGCTATAGCCGGCATTTTCGCAGCCTGCTGCGCACCCGCTTTGAGCAACTGGTCAAGGAATGCATCGGGCTGCGGCTGGAGCCGGCACAAGGGCACAGGCTCAAGCGGCTGATGCTGGGGCCGGAGCAGTTCGGCATTTTCTTTGAGCGGCGCGGGGTGAGTGTCAAACGCATGGAGGCGGAACGTAATGGTGCCATGCGGGAGCCCTCGCCCCTCGGTGCCGCTGCGCGGGACGCAACGGCTCGCCGGGGTTATGCACTGCGGCTGGATCAGCATCAGCGGCCGCCGGTACCCGAGGTGGTGGATGCTTATGCCAGCGAGGGGTTGATGCAGTTTTTCTTTGAGAACAGCGGTGAGGGCTACAACCTGTATATTCTGGATGAAGCCAATCGCACCGAGGTGTACCACCAGATTGCCGGCAGCAAGGACGAGCTGGTGCAGAGCATCAACCGTTTCTATACCGCTAACCAGGAGCAGGGGGAAGGACGAAGCCATTTCAGCCACTTCAACCTGCCCCAGTATTACGAAATTGTGCGTGAAGACGGTGAGCAGCGGGTACTGACCTACCGCACCAGCAAGGACGACCGGGATCCGCTGCGGGCCGGGCCGGCCTGA
- a CDS encoding uroporphyrinogen-III C-methyltransferase — MTDKNQDKRDDKLVAGASNQADTPAPETPAAEQASSPEPAQEKQPSSGKGLATVAIVLAVILTGGLYWHGHQQGVAQAGQLASLEARLAQQQSTIDSLKSEQGATLGKLESAQNSVTEQVEGLSRKVLDLDSKRPNDWMLAEAEYLVRMAGRKLWLEHDAVSAAMMLANADERLAALNDPTLVPIRKALADDIASIKSVKKVDREGLVIKLNSINDQVDKLKLAGVIMARAEEPDLALSESVSDWKDNLKKSWASFTDDFVTVRRRDGNVEALLSPQQHWYLSENLKGKLLQGQLAVYREQQEIFDSSLAQSKQWLQDYFADDSVRQFMLEQIEQLEGQQISVDYPEQFAAQEHLQQLLDDRLQRLLTGL, encoded by the coding sequence ATGACTGACAAGAATCAAGACAAGCGGGACGACAAGCTGGTTGCCGGCGCCTCTAATCAGGCAGACACCCCGGCTCCCGAAACCCCGGCCGCCGAGCAGGCCAGCTCCCCCGAGCCGGCACAGGAAAAGCAGCCTTCCTCCGGCAAGGGGCTGGCCACGGTCGCCATTGTGCTGGCGGTGATCCTGACCGGCGGCCTGTACTGGCACGGTCATCAGCAGGGCGTGGCCCAGGCCGGCCAGCTTGCCAGCCTGGAAGCGCGCCTGGCGCAGCAGCAGTCCACCATTGACAGCCTCAAGAGCGAACAGGGCGCGACCCTCGGCAAACTGGAAAGCGCCCAGAACAGCGTGACCGAACAGGTGGAAGGCCTGTCGCGCAAGGTGCTGGATCTCGACAGCAAGCGCCCCAACGACTGGATGCTGGCGGAAGCCGAATACCTGGTGCGCATGGCCGGCCGCAAGCTGTGGCTGGAGCATGACGCCGTGTCTGCCGCCATGATGCTGGCCAACGCCGACGAGCGCCTGGCCGCCCTCAACGATCCCACCCTGGTGCCCATTCGCAAGGCCCTGGCCGATGACATTGCCAGCATCAAGTCGGTGAAAAAGGTCGATCGCGAAGGCCTGGTGATTAAGCTCAACAGCATCAATGATCAGGTCGACAAGCTCAAACTGGCCGGCGTGATCATGGCCCGGGCCGAGGAACCCGACCTCGCCCTGTCCGAGTCGGTCAGCGACTGGAAAGACAACCTGAAAAAGAGCTGGGCCAGCTTTACCGACGACTTCGTCACCGTGCGCCGTCGCGACGGCAACGTCGAGGCCCTGCTTTCCCCCCAGCAACACTGGTACCTGAGCGAAAACCTCAAGGGCAAGCTGCTGCAGGGCCAGCTGGCGGTCTACCGCGAGCAGCAGGAGATCTTCGACAGCTCCCTGGCCCAGTCAAAGCAGTGGTTGCAGGACTACTTTGCCGACGACAGCGTGCGCCAGTTTATGCTGGAGCAAATCGAACAGCTTGAAGGCCAGCAGATCAGCGTGGACTACCCGGAGCAGTTTGCCGCCCAGGAACACCTGCAACAGCTGCTGGATGACCGGCTGCAACGCCTGCTCACCGGCCTGTAA